The following is a genomic window from Lysinibacillus sp. JNUCC-52.
GCGCCAGCGACGGGTAGCCAATTGCCTATTATTATTTTCTCGCATGGCTTTGGTTGGTCGATGGACAGCTACGGTCCGTTAGTCGACTACTGGGCTGCTCAAGGCTTCGTGGTCATTCAACCCACCCATCTCGACTCGAGGACGCTGAATCTCCCTCCTGACGATCATCGTACACCACTGATTTGGCGTTTCCGAGTCGAAGACCTGAAGCTCATCCTTGACCAACTTGATTTTATTGAAGCTTCCGTACCAGTCCTCAGCGGACGTCTCGACCGAAGTCGTATTGCCGCAGCCGGACACTCCTGGGGAGGCCAAACGGTGAGCATGCTACTTGGCGCGCGAGTCCTCGATGCCAATGGCGAACCAGGAGAGGACATGTCCGACTCGCGGATCAAGGCGGGCGTATTGCTTTCCACGACTGGCCTTGGTGGAGCTGATTTGACTCAGTTCGCGGCAGAGCACTTTCCTTTCATGCATCCGAGCTTCTCTGAGATGAGGACGCCGACTCTTGTGGTCGCTGGGGATCAGGACCAATCCCACCTGTCCACTCGGGGGCCTGACTGGTTCACGGACCCCTACTTCCTGAGCCCTGGCAGCAAGAGCCTGCTCACCCTCTTCGGGGCAGAGCATATACTTGGCGGAATCTCCGGGTACAACGTCGCGGAGACGACGGACGAGAACCCCGAACGAGTTGCTTTGCTTAGGCAGCTCACGTGGTCGTACTTGCGCGATACGCTCGACCTCGACAATTCTAGCTGGATAGAAGCACGCAAAGACCTGGAGGAGAGTACCAATCCGTTAGGACGAATTGAATCCAAGTAAGAATAATTGATCACAGCGATCTCAAAGAATGGACCATCCTAAAAATAGGATGGTCCAAAAAAGGAGAGTGTTACTAATGCAGATTAATCCAAAGAAAGAGCGTTCCATGAGCAAGCCGTTCACTGAAGTTGCCGGTCCTGTCAACGATTCTACACCTGTTATATCCTTCAGCCCCGTGGTGCTTTCGGTCCCAGGGCGGATTGTGGATTTGCAGATCAAGGTCTCTGCACCCTCGACGGGGAGCGACTTGCCCGTAATTCTTCTTTCGCACGGTCATGGGCCTTCGAACTTTGTATCATCTCTACACGGCTATGGACCCCTCGCAGACTTCTGGGCAGCTCACGGCTTTGTCGTTATCCAGCCCACTCACTTGGACTCCAAGGTCCTAGGTTTGCGTGAATCGGATAACCCAGAGGCACCGTTGTTTTGGCGGTCACGAGCAGAGGACATGCGCTACATTCTCGATCACCTCGAGCAGATTGAGGCTGCTGTTCCAGGGCTCGGTGGACGCCTAGACCGGAGCCGGATCGCCGCAGTCGGGCATTCAATGGGCGGGCATACGGTAGGCATGCTGTGTGGTCAGGGGGTTACTGATCTGGTCGATGGGACGGAAGTGAATCTAGGCGACTCTAGGATCAAGGCGGGTGTACTGTTGGCTGCGCCAGGCAAAGGTGAGGACCTCGCCACATTCGCAACCGAGCACTACCCGGTATTGAAGACAACTAGCTTCGCCACAATGACAACACCAGCCCTCGTCGTCGTGGGCGATAACGACTGGAGCCCCGCGTTCTCCAATCGCAAGGATTGGCACTCTGATGCGTACTTCTTGAGCCCAGGCCCCAAAAGCCTGCTGACGCTGTTCGGAGCGGAGCATGGGCTAGGCGGGGTAGCCGCGTACGACGCGAAGGAAACGACTGACGAAAACCCCGAGCGCGTGGCTGCGCTGCGAGCGCTCGTCTGGTCCTATCTCCGTACCGCGCTCTACCCTGAAGACCCAGCCTGGTCTGCAGCGTGTGCCGCGTTGATGGATACACCTAATCTACTGGGTACTATCGAATGTAAAGGGAGCTCTAAGAAGGCGCACGCTTGATTGCGTCGTGATATTGTCGGGGGACAAGGACATTCATCCATTAGAAGCCGTGAATAGCCCACGGCTTTTTTATTTTAATGATGCAAGACCTTGTCAAAGACTCAGGACAAGGTCTTTTATTCATTCCCGATTTAGGATAAGAACTTGCGTTGATTGTCTAAGTGGGAATTGGCATTAAGCTAACGGGGAACAACAGTGAAATGATTATGACAGGAGCAGGCACCGCAACGACCTGCTCTTGGTCGTTGAAATAAACGGACAGAGTTTAGTAAATGTGAGGTGACCCCTAATACAATAATAATAATTATCAGGGGGTATTATTATGAAAAAAATTTTATTATGTATAACCATCTTATTCTGTTTGTTTACAGTAGTAGGTTGCAGTGAACAATAGAAGGCTGTAACAGGTGATTTCCTTTTAGGAAATTTTGGATTTGACCTTAAATCAAATGAAACTTACCATCTTGTTGTTCCAATTGAATGGACAGGTGAATCATCTGTGACAATAGAGTCGATTGAGTTGGTTAAAAGCGATGGAATTCCTGTTACATACGAGTAAGATGGTATTAAGTATGAAATTTTCGGTGTTGACCCATTAAAGAAATCGGGAGTTTATGGAGATAGAGATATAGGAGATATAAAAAGTATTAATAACTTTGAAATCAACGGTAAAGGAAAAATTGTTCTTAAACTTTCAACTGAGAACGTAAAGAACGATATTGACCGAAGAGTAAAAATCAGTTTTAAAGTTAACGGAGAAAAAAGTGAGAAAATTATTAAGTGGAAGACTCTTGAACAATTTTCTGCGGTTCAATAATTAAAGGCATTTCCTTTATTTAACTAACGGATGTTTTAGTGCAACAATGATTTATAAAGCATACATAATAAATATTAATAACGTTCCTAAATGTAAGTTCGGGACACTGAAAAATGAACTTCAACAATCGGGCGCTTTCCTGGAAATAGGGGAAGGCCCCTTTTCTATTTTCTGGTTAACAATACTTCAGAAATTATTAATATATTAGCTTATTGAATAATCTCTGTATGAAACAGCCTCTCTCTGAACATAATAAAATATAGAATACTAGATTTAACTTAGTAGGAGAGTGAAAGACACATGTTATTATCCGAAGCGTGGAAAAAGTATCAACAGGATAAAAAAATCGAAGGATATTCATCCTTACATTAAAAACATATTGTTTTCAATACAATGTATTATTACGATTTTTTGGTGATATTGATATGAACGAATTTAATACAGATAGATTAAAAGAATATTTAATACGATCAGGAGACCCCTTAAAGCCTTCCAGTTTAGGAAATAGGATTCGTTGTGTTAAATCATTATTTAGATGGTCACATGAAGAAGGTTATACTCAAAAAAATCCTGTAGCTAAATTAAAAGAGCCGAAATTAAGTAAAAGGATTCCTAAATTTCTCTCAGAATTAGAGATAGAACTTCTAAGGGAAGCTTGTCAAACAACAATGGAGAAAGCACTATTTGAGTTATGTATTCAACCGGCTACCGTATTGGTGAAATTGTAAAATTAGATCGAGAAGATATCGATTTTCAATCGAATTCAGTAATTGTACAAGGGAAAGGTGATAAAGAAAAGGAAGTGTACTTTAATACCCGCTGTTCTATTTGATTAAAAAGGTATTTAGATGAACGAGAGGATAAAGAACCTTGTTTATTTATTACGGACAGACGGCCGAAAAGGCGAATGAGCATTGATAATTTAAGCTATATTATCAAGCGCATATTAAATTGTGCTAGTATAAAAAAGAGTATACATCCGCATCAATTACGACACAGCTATGCAACGCATATGATTAATAACGGTGCACCAATTGATGTCATTCAAAGTTTACTGGGTCATGAAAAGAGTAAGACTACAAAGATATACGCTCTACTAAGCGGAAAGCTAAGACAAGATTTATACAGTAAATACTTTTAAAAAACTTTCATTCAATCAAGACACTCATGTAGAATTACAATACTTTCTAAAAGGAGGATATATAATGAAAGCAACGAAACTCGTATCATTAGCAATACCTATTCTATTATTAGTAGGTTGTGCGGTAGAAAATAAAGAGTCTACTCCTAAGACTGAGCAGTTAAGCAAATCAACAATGAAAACAGTAATATCAGAGAAACAGTATCCCTATTATATTTGTGAACAATTAGTAGAGTTTCAATACATGAAGGATTTATTCATAGTAAACTCGATGAAAGCTATGGAAGACAAAGAAAAAGAAAAAGATCTTTTAAAAACAGCAAACAAGATGGATAAGATATTAGACAATATGGAATATGTAAAAGTTCCTGATAAATACAAAGACATTCACAAAGACATACAAGTAGGGGTAACAGATGCAAGAAAAGCAACAAAGCTTATTAAAGACGCTAGTAAAGAGGATAAACCGAATATGCAAGAAGCTGTACTAAAAAGTACTCCACATTTATCAGGTGTAGATGGAGATAATTGGAAAAACGCACTTTATGAATTAAGTAAGGAAAACAAAGATGCTTATGGTAAAGCACTTGATAAATTAATGAAAGAACATGCGGAATAATATAGTACCATACAAATTATAAGGGAGTTAAGCGTAAAATTAGTTCTTCAACTAACGGGCTGCTTTAGTTTAACAAGAATTATGGTTATAATCTTCCACAAGCGGGCGCATTTCTTTAATAAGGAATGCGTCTTCCTCTATTAAAGGGCCATTAAATTGATTAACACTTCTAAATTAATTTTATATTAATCTTGATGTGAGACTGTGAAACAATGTACTTAAGCTAACGGGGCAGTTTATAATTAACTAGATTGCAATAGTGAGAATTGTGCAATTTAGAACTTTAAAAGAACAGACTTTGCTAAATTCAAAGGCAATACGGGAACAGGAACTGAAGTGATAATTACCATCTGATAAACATGGTTTTTCAAAAACATTGGAAGTATGGACTAATATGATTTAAAAGGAGAGAGACAGGATGAAAAAAACGCGAGTGTTATCTCTCGGCAATTTGGTGTTTATGATTCCAGTTATATTGTTGAGTTTTTACTTGTGGAAAGATTACATGAGGTATATTGATGTCTCAACACCAGCTCTGGAAAGTGGTTATATGCTGGAAGAGGGAAAGAAGTTGATTGGTTTTTCAAAAGATGACCAATTTAGTGAACAATACGATGTTTATCTTTTTGATACTAATACGGAAAACACCATT
Proteins encoded in this region:
- a CDS encoding alpha/beta hydrolase family protein; protein product: MQMNVITSTPVISFKPVILSAPMRGEDLQVRVSAPATGSQLPIIIFSHGFGWSMDSYGPLVDYWAAQGFVVIQPTHLDSRTLNLPPDDHRTPLIWRFRVEDLKLILDQLDFIEASVPVLSGRLDRSRIAAAGHSWGGQTVSMLLGARVLDANGEPGEDMSDSRIKAGVLLSTTGLGGADLTQFAAEHFPFMHPSFSEMRTPTLVVAGDQDQSHLSTRGPDWFTDPYFLSPGSKSLLTLFGAEHILGGISGYNVAETTDENPERVALLRQLTWSYLRDTLDLDNSSWIEARKDLEESTNPLGRIESK
- a CDS encoding alpha/beta hydrolase family protein gives rise to the protein MQINPKKERSMSKPFTEVAGPVNDSTPVISFSPVVLSVPGRIVDLQIKVSAPSTGSDLPVILLSHGHGPSNFVSSLHGYGPLADFWAAHGFVVIQPTHLDSKVLGLRESDNPEAPLFWRSRAEDMRYILDHLEQIEAAVPGLGGRLDRSRIAAVGHSMGGHTVGMLCGQGVTDLVDGTEVNLGDSRIKAGVLLAAPGKGEDLATFATEHYPVLKTTSFATMTTPALVVVGDNDWSPAFSNRKDWHSDAYFLSPGPKSLLTLFGAEHGLGGVAAYDAKETTDENPERVAALRALVWSYLRTALYPEDPAWSAACAALMDTPNLLGTIECKGSSKKAHA